The following are from one region of the Phyllostomus discolor isolate MPI-MPIP mPhyDis1 chromosome 9, mPhyDis1.pri.v3, whole genome shotgun sequence genome:
- the GALR1 gene encoding galanin receptor type 1 encodes MELAAGNLSEGNASWPEPPAPDPPPFLGIGVENFITLVAFSLIFALGVLGNSLVITVLARSKPGKPRSTTNLFILNLSIADLAYLLFCIPFQATVYALPTWVLGAFICKFIHYFFTVSMLVSIFTLAAMSVDRYVAIVHSRRSASLRVSRNALLGVGCIWALSVAMASPVAYHQRLFHRGPGNQTFCWEQWPDQRHKKAYVVCTFVFGYLLPLLLICFCYAKVLNHLHKKLKNMSKKSEVSKKKTAQTVLVVVVVFGISWLPHHVVHLWAEFGVFPLTPASFLFRVTAHCLAYSNSSVNPIIYAFLSENFRTAYKQVFRCRVRAESPLGDAKDPRSQPDTPPSTNCTHV; translated from the exons ATGGAGCTGGCGGCAGGGAACCTCAGCGAAGGGAACGCGAGCTGGCCCGAGCCCCCGGCCCCGGACCCTCCGCCGTTCCTGGGCATCGGCGTGGAGAACTTCATCACGCTGGTGGCCTTCAGCCTGATCTTCGCGCTGGGCGTGCTGGGCAACAGCCTGGTCATCACCGTGCTGGCGCGCAGCAAGCCCGGCAAGCCGCGCAGCACCACCAACCTGTTCATTCTCAACCTGAGCATCGCCGACCTGGCCTACCTGCTCTTCTGCATCCCCTTCCAGGCCACGGTGTACGCGCTGCCCACCTGGGTGCTGGGTGCCTTCATCTGCAAGTTCATCCACTACTTCTTCACCGTCTCCATGCTGGTCAGCATCTTCACGCTGGCTGCGATGTCGGTGGACCGCTACGTGGCCATCGTGCACTCCCGGCGCTCCGCCTCCCTGCGGGTGTCCCGCAACGCGCTGCTGGGCGTGGGCTGCATCTGGGCTCTGTCGGTGGCCATGGCCTCGCCCGTGGCCTACCACCAACGCCTCTTCCACCGGGGCCCCGGCAACCAGACCTTCTGCTGGGAGCAGTGGCCCGACCAGCGCCACAAGAAGGCCTACGTGGTGTGCACCTTCGTCTTCGGCTActtgctgccgctgctgctcaTCTGCTTCTGCTACGCCAAG GTCCTTAATCACTTGCACAAAAAGTTGAAGAACATGTCCAAGAAGTCCGAAGTGTCGAAGAAAAAG acgGCGCAGACGGTGCTGGTGGTGGTCGTGGTCTTCGGGATCTCCTGGCTGCCGCACCACGTCGTCCACCTGTGGGCCGAGTTCGGGGTCTTCCCGCTGACGCCGGCCTCCTTCCTGTTCAGGGTCACGGCGCACTGCCTGGCCTACAGCAACTCCTCCGTGAACCCCATCATCTACGCCTTCCTGTCCGAGAACTTCCGCACGGCCTACAAGCAGGTGTTCCGCTGCCGCGTGCGCGCCGAGTCGCCCCTCGGGGACGCCAAAGACCCCAGGAGTCAGCCGGACACCCCGCCGTCAACCAACTGCACTCACGTGTGA